A window of Gossypium hirsutum isolate 1008001.06 chromosome D13, Gossypium_hirsutum_v2.1, whole genome shotgun sequence genomic DNA:
attttaactcttattcttttcaaaatttgatattttaatcttttaaatctatttggttaaattatgtcattagtCCTATATTATGCctaaagttatagatttaatcTAGTTCGCCAATTGGATATTCTTAGTGGctatattttatgaatttcaatattttaatctTAATGCAAACAACAATCATTAAAAGACATAGCATTACACATGTAATAATATGTTTgacacatcaaattttaaaaatatcagaACTTAATGAATTCAATAGTTATCATTTGGTCaggattaaaattttcaaattctaaaagtacaaggactaaaaataaccaaattaaagtaaggtactaaatccacaactggtctaatagcagaatttgaccAAATATAAAACAGACCTTATTCTTAGTTAATAAATTGCAAAAACATAACATGTTATTAGCAGTTCAACTTTTCTATTACATAGGCTCTAGCCTGATTCCCTTATTACATGGTTGTATTTGTCTGCTCAAGCTTGATCAAGTTTTGAAAATAAGGCTTGATTCAAGCTAAAAACCAAAGTACTCAAACACAATTCAATCaaattatttatctaataaataaaaatttgattctcATAATCGTTCAAACTTAAGTTATTTAATACGAAGCAAGTTTTAGCTTTTCTATGTCTTGCTTTGAGTACCTATAAATTTGTCAACCATCTAAACGAAATTCTAAGTTAAGCTACTGAGAAAACTGAAAAGATAGAAAGAAGTTTCCATCATAGTAATAATCAAATAAATCCATTTTGATTTAACCTTGCACCAAATTGCTAAAAATTCAATTCGACATTTAAGAGCGGGCATGATACAATATTTAGAAGAGTACTACAAATCAGGAAGAGACATACCTCCAAATCTAAGCTCAAACCATAAAAAGCATCTCTGTCAACTAAAACAAAGTGTATTTTGTTAGTACACAAGTGTAAATGAACATTAAGCCGAGACTTACTCATCTCCAGTTCTCTTGTAGTTCTTTCCTCTCGGACAAAGTCCAGGTTAAAGAGATTGCTGCCACGAGTGCCACGATTGTTATGAGGAGCAGGGCGTAATTAAAATCGTCTGTGAGTGAATCGTATGTCCTCGATGGTGCAAGTTGAGTAAAAAAGAGGTCCACGCCATGTGCGAAGACGAGGGTTGTTGATTCCAGCTTAGCAGGCACAGTTATTATACCTCGAAGACCTTCCACTCGAAGGGCATGTGTAACATAGGACTGGAAACAATTCATTAATGACTGTCAGTTATGATTCCACATATGCATATGTCCATGGGTGCATGCTTGCATGATACTAAAGGAGAATCTTAATAAATTGGTATTTCTCAACCGAAACGATGCTACCACTTAACATgtatgaaaattaaaagaaataagctGGCTAATATAAAGAAACTAACCTGAGGAATGATTGGCAATGAATCAGTTAGTGGTATAATGCCCTCTTCTTTCTCTGCTTGTGTGGGATTAACTGTTCGACGAGGATCCAAGAAACGCTTATCAAGTGCCAAAACCTGTAAAACATGGTTGAGTTCATGCAGCAGACAGAAGTACCATACAATGCTATTATTTGTATAAAGGAATACCAAcgcttttaaaaagaaaatatgaataacTCATAAAGAAGCAGTGAAGGCAACCCTATCTAACAAACCTGATCACCAATTGTACCAATTAGAAGCTGCTTTGAAGTAATACCCTTTGTGGTTGAGGTCACAGCTATGGTTTTCACAGAATGAGTGAAAAAGTAAGATTGCGATTTTGTTATGACGTCTGGGCGAGAATATAGAGAAATCGGCGAGGTAAGGTTGTGCTTTCCAAGAACAAGCTTCCAAACATCTTTGTTGTCCTGTAAAATAGTATTTAAGTTGGAAAAAGATAAATTTAACTGAATTAAGATACAGGCAGTTCAACGTAAATGACTCAAGTTTGGTCCACTTACAGCCCGAGATTGGTCATAAATTTCAATGACTGACATCTCATATCTGTGCGCTTTAAGATTGAAGTAGTGATAGACAACCCAGTTCTCACTAAAAACCTACAATAAACAAAAAGCATTATCCATTGTATCCCTTTCATAGCTGCTTGTGACACCAATGCGAGAAAATAATGTAAACTTACAGCATGAACAGGACCCTGTGAGCCATGATGGGTCACTCGGTGCAATATACGGCCTGTTACAGTGTCAATAAGATATGCAACCAACCACGATTCTTCTGGTGTAACAGATCCAATTTCACCACTGCCTTTGAGTGCAACAGTTGCCACAAAAAGTAGATTTcttgatatatatttatacatgacCTCCTGGTCTGCTATAACCTTTGCTTGAGTATGTACAACCTAGAAAACTCAAACCAAAAGTCATTAACTATGGTTTATACATGCAAAATTCACAACAAGGCACCAATAAACATTCAAACATTTAACCAGATTTACCCATCTTCCGTAGCCCCCATTAACCACATGACACTACAGCACAAGAAAATCATACAGAActggtttttatgaaataagaagTCAATACAAGTCTCATGCAACGGTTAAAAGCCTAGAGTTGAGAAGTGCATAACCAAAAGCTTTAACTTGTGAGAGCAGtcaattcatgcaatattgctGTACACTGCAACTAAGTCCACAAAACTCCTAAGATCACCATGCTGATTGACGCTTTACCTCATTCAGTTTTCTAGTGACAGTTGCAATGATCTTTTCTGATTCCGAGGGGAACACAATTGACCACAACTCCCTGGTGTCAAAGCAGACTTCATCAGCCACTTCACCAGTGCACTTGCCCCTTAAAGCATGCCCCTTGATTATGCCATTATCATCCTCGACAGAGTACCAGTATATGTTTGAAAGCTCACGTTCGAAAATACTAATAGCCTCGGGTGTTTTGGGGTATAAATGTGCATGCTTATCAGCATCAATTAACAGATGGAGACGTTGTTCTGTTGAATCTGTATATGGCAGTGGAATAACTTGTGCAACAGAATGAACAAGACTTAAAGAACTAAGCTCCTTTCCTGTATAAGTGTCAACAAAAGAAAGTGCACCTGGTGCATCAGAACTCGGACCACACTTGCCAATTACAAGCACAGATGGATTTTCATCCATAGCGTGATGATGCGGAACTTGCCACTTGTACAAGTTTAGTCCTATCGGATGTTGACACACCTTTGATTTTTGTAAAGACTGTAACAAGTAAGACCAGACAATATGTCCATCTCCAGTATGCAATGCAAAAAGCTTCCCTGCCCTTGTTAGTACTATAAGCAGCTTCCGAAAGCCATTGTGATCTCGGGTCATTTTGCTTTTCTCGGAATTTTTTAATCTCATACTTTGTATGGCTGCTATATCCTGAGGGCTTGCAAGCATTAGTGTTCCCTTGAGCTTCAGCATATGACCCTTAAGAAAAAGAGCACCTTGTCAACACATTGTTAAAGAGGATTTATAACCAAAGAAATGCATCTTCAAGTCCATTTGAAATAATGAAAGCAGTTATGGAAGGTTTGAGCGTTTTAGGAAGTTCATGTTTCTAACAATAAAATAGCATAATACTATTTAGAGAGTAGACAAACCACTTAGCAAACTCTGTGGTGAAtacacaaagaaaagaaaaaagtaggCTCAGAAATGTTTATCCATAATCTTTACAATATCAGAACCACATCAAAGATTATGGGCACATAATCTTATGTTAACTAAAGGGAGCTGCAGGCCGTGGGCTTCTATATCGGAATTATGGGCACACAGTCATTGAATGCTTCACTGATGCAGATTCGGCAGGATCAAAGATGGATAGGAGATTAACTACCGGTTCCTGTGTTTATGTGGGAGGAAATCTAATTTCTTGGTAAAGCAAGAAGCAAAGTGTAGTGTCGCGGTACAGAATCCGAATATAGAGCTATGTAACAATCTGTGTGTGAGATTATGTGGTTACAACAATTACTGGCTGAACTGGGATTGGAAAAGTTGTTACCAGGAAAATTATAAAGTGACAATCAAGCTGCTCTTCATATATCTTCCAATCCAGTATTTCATAAGCGAACCAAACATAAGATTCAACAAAAGCTCATACCAACAGGTTATGTCAGAATGGGAGATCAATTAGGAGATATCTTTTCAAAATCTCTTAGTGGATCTCAAATTGATTATATTTGTACCAAGCTAGGCATGAATAACATCAATGCTCCAACTTAAGAGGGAGTGTTAAGAAATGTAAATAGAATAATATAGCTGATTATTAGGTATTATTAGAGATTTGATGATGAATGAGATACAGAATTTCATTCTCTCTTTCTCCTTGTGCCTCGTTAATTATTCTTTCAGGATTTCGTTATGATAATTCAACATGTTATGAGAAACGAAAAGAGTTATCATGCAGTCAACCAACACATTCAGTTAAAATGAGAAGAACATTCTTGAAATCATCTTATAAGATTCATATTTCACATACCTTAAGCCATTCAAAGAGGTTGTGCTCCACTTTTGCAACAGATACACCATCCCTTTCCACAGGGAGTTCTGAAGTCGTGACATCAATTATTGATGCCAAACCGTCTTCCCTGCTCCAGACAATCTCACCTTGTTGCAATAACAACAATGAATGATCTTCCATCACAATCAATGCCCGAAATCCATAAGACTTATCGGTTCTGATATAATTATTGATGTAAATCTTGTGGACCAGCCCACGATGCTGGTCCATTTTAACACTTTCTTTAAGCAAATTATCATCCCAATTGTGAGCAAGCTTTACTCTGAGATGAATCTCGGGGCCTGCACGTTGAACCAATGCAAATGCTTGTTGGCCCTCAGAGACTGGGAGAGCATCACTAATCGATGTTTCATGATTTGTTTTTTCCACCACTTCCAGCTTGTTCTCATCTGTCACTCTAATAACTATGGTAACTGCATTCATTTTAATTGCAAATATTCCTGTAACTGATGAAGGTATTATTTTAGCCGGTCCAAAGGAATCCTTGACAAGATTTGAAATTGGCGTCTGTTGAAAACTAATCATTCCATTTTGGAAACTTACTGTCAGCAAAATCAACCCTGTGGAATCAAGGGCCACAACTGTCTCACTAAAAACAGGTGAAACTTCTCCCAAAAACCCACCAGAAAAGGCAGCACTTTCATGCTTCAACAACTCTCCATTTAAGGCATTGATTTGATACATCTCAAACAGGGATGAAGAAGCAAATCCAACAACGTATATTAAATTACTGCCAGGAGGCTGAATTACCTGCTGAACCTCGAGACTGCAAGTAGCATGTCAATGTACATCAATCATACAATTAATCTGAAAGAGGAGGAAGCTGTTGAAACATAAAACTTTTTAATTGGACTAACCTTTCTCCTTCAAAATCCTTCTCCCAGAGAACCTCCCCATCTATGCAGGAAACAGCATTGAGACGACCATTGCTGAAAATGATGACTATATTAtccttttcaattttcaaatttgtctGCAAAACATCAATATACTATATAGTCAATCATATGTGCTTCTAGAATTATACAATTTCCATGTAAACCGCTAAATACAATTTCAAACGGCCTGTCCAAAGGGAAGGTATGAAGTTCTACTGGAAGATATATGTTAAAACAATAATGAATGGATAAAAGTCACGGCAATAAGAAATATTCAATAAAGAACACTTCCATACATATACTAGCCTCATCCTATAAGATATAGGGACAGCAATGGAGCAGAGCGGGGGCGAATATTGCTAAATTCATCACCGCTCCACAGTTGGAATGCTCTGCTCCACCACCAGCCCTGCTCCACTATGGATGTATAATCTTAAAAACCACAACCACTTCCATGGATGATGGATACATCCATCTCCGCCCCACCCCACTccttttcaatttaaatttttttaaacatctttaatattttcattctttttaaaagaatgagtaaatatttaaacagattttttcaaaaaaaatttaaacataaaatatatgtattcttttttctatattaaattattacatttttacccttttaatagtttatatatataaggataaaatagtaatttcATATAGTAGAGCGGGTAGGGTGGAGTAAGTAATTACCAAAACTATTCCATACCCACTATACAAAAGAAAAAATCCACCCCACCCCGCAGCCAGTTTTCAAAGAAAAATTCCGCTCCATTCGAAGCGGATTGGTTCGGAATCCATCAAACGGTTCGGGTTTTGCCTTCCCTAATAGGATGTGCTACATAGTACAGACAACTAAAATCTTTTGGATTAAAATTTAAGGAGAATAATCTAGATTGTATAACAGAAAATCTAATAGAGAGGATTCCTATACAATCAGCCCATCAGAAAACATCAGAAGCCATGATCCATTGAAAAAAGACTATCAAAAAATACAAAGGGAAATTATGTTAATTAGAAAGATTATGGAAAATGGAAATTCTGATGCTAACCGGCACTAATAACAATGATTTTGAGTGCTTTGGACCCCGAAGAGAAGATTCCCACACCATCTGCCCATCGGGAAGATTCCATGCTCTCAAAATACTTCCTCCTGATGAAAGGGTAATGACATCtacaataatgaaatttattcaaaacATAATCATCTGTACAAGCATGAAGTCACGCCTTCCCTTACTGACACCAGAAGAAGAAAACAATAGTCATTCAAACAAAATATCCGATCAAATGCTCAACTAACACAAGTTAGAAACCGAACCAAGTAATACAAGAACAATAAATAACTAAAACCACACaagtgttttgtttttttttcttcttttttttttctacttcTTTAAAAGTAAATTGGATATCAGCATACTTACACTTTCCAAGAGCAATATCGATTCCATCGATGACATCGTTAGACCCAAGAACATGTCTCCAAACTACATTAAAAAACCAGCCATAAACCAAACAAGAGTTCAATAGAAACTGAAAACAGAAACCGAAAAcaaaaactgaagaaaaagtataaataaaacaaaacgcGATAATTAGTAACTCAAATGAATTGGACTTACAAATCTCGCCTTGGCGGAGATCAAGTAAAGCTACAACGTTCTCTTCAGTGGATACTACAACTCGTTTCCGACCAGTTTTATGAGTGTGGAACACAGCTTGCTTCACTTTCCCGAGGTATTGTTGATGcctaatagataaaaaaaaattaattagaattaaaaaattaaagaaaaaagagttGAAGCTGAGTTTGAATCAAGTTCAATGAAGTAAAAAGAGAGCAAGAATTGTtgttaaatgtgaaattgaagcGAGAAGTTGAGCTTACCAATCCACCAGGCCTACTTGATCTTCGTAAAGAGAAAGGATTggatttaaagaagaaaaaaagaagagaataaaGAGAATAAGAAAGGAGCGAATCGCCATGGCTATGGCTacggctacggcaatggaggaatattAGTTATATCTGCTTCTCCCTATTTGTCGGGAAGGAAAGACAAACAGATCTGAGTAAACTCGGAGGACTGTCGACTCCGGTTCATGGGCGTTTAACCcttaattcttttattagttttcaaattaattattgaaattgaacttaaaatataaatttatttcactaaaaattaaatataaataaaattagataatttttactaattaattcaatagtttaataaatattaattttaaactatgaaaatttgatatttttaagtcattttattttattttatttcgaatAAAGTTAAAGTTTAATGAATTttgatcaaatataaaatatatgtataatattttaaattaaaaaaataaataagagaaatGTTCGCATTGATGAATTGATGATGtatgttttatataaaattttgttgaatagaagagttagaaaaataaatgtaatggttaagttgttaaaAAGGGATACCCAATAATCTTAAGTAGGAAATATGTGTTTAATTgtattcaaatttatattttatttttatttttatgatcaTAATTGTGAGATACAACTAAGGCTCAaccagaaaataaaaataaaaataattgagaatattatttattaaatgatttctaacatatttaaaattttaaaatataatttttataatttttataaatttaaaatttaattgttatacttttatttttaataaaattaatattacattttagatttcaaaattcagttACTAACCATCCAAATAATCCTGAGACATATATAATTGTGTATGATATATTCGAATATTCACCTTaccaataatttttaataatatctcaaaaaatACCATAAATGGAAATAAACTTCATATTTGACTAGAAAGTCAATAATCAAACTCCACTTACCAAAACAAAGGTTGAGTGTCTAAGCTGTAATGGCTAAAACAGCAGAAATGAACTTAAAACTGGTGCGCCCGTGGCGATTGCCTTATCGGGCCGCCATGGATGCCGTGTGCTGCTATCACGTCCTCACACACACGTATTAAAACACCTCAATCTCTTCCATTTCCATTACTAAGAACAAAACAAAGCAAGTAGCAACGGAGCGACAGTGCAGGCTCTCAACTCTCAAAGCCAATGCAAATCTTCCACAATTTAAGACTTTTGGGGTCGAAAATTGAATACCCATTTTCGTTCTTAAGGTAATTCAATTAAAGGTTATTTCAAAACCATTGATATAGTTGCTTAGACAGTTCATTGTAGTTCAACAAAGTTTACTTTGACATTGTTACTGGAAAACGTTGCTATATATTTAAGTGTCGTATTAGTAAAGTAAACCTATTTTCTGATAGAATTTGGTTGCTGTTTTGTGGTGATTCCTTATTGATTTAAGAAGTAAATCAGACTAGTGTTGATGGCATCCATTAGAAGAAATCTCCTTTGCCTCGGCAAGGGACTTCGAATACTGGGGAGGAGGCTGAACGTTCAGTTCCTTCTCCTTTATCCAATCCTGCATCATGTAATGAGAACTATCCACCAATTGGTGGTAGATTGCTATCTTCTCTTTTCGGTTTATCGGATTCTCAAGCTTTGATTCTCAGTGTTTTCTCGACAAAATCAGCTCGGCCTTTCGACAGGTGTAAACAGAAGGAACAAGTTTGGAAGAGGGTCCTTTTACATTTCTTCATCTGTTTCATAGTTGGTCTTTTGATTGGGTTAACACCATTCATTTCCATGGACATTTCTTATACGAATCCCAGTTCAAGGGCCAAGCATTCTCTTATGGGATAGTATCAACAGTTGGTAATTCTCTAAATCTCGATAACAAAGGGATCGATGACAATGTCGGGAATTTAGATAATGCCATGACGAATTCTACACTTCTTGTCAATAAAAATCAGGAAACTCGTAAGCTTTTGATAGTTGCGACTCCGACATATACTCGACCGCTTCAAGCTTATTATTTAAACCGCTTGGCATACACATTAAAGCTGGCTAAAGCTCCTTTACTGTGGATAGTTGTGGAGATGAACTTGCAGTCTGAGGAAACCGCTGACATCCTAAGAAGGAGCAGTGTTATGTATAGACATCTTGTTTGTAAGAGAAATCTGACTGATATAAAAGACAGACAAGTTCACCAAAGAAATGTGGCATTATCTCACATCGAAACTCATCGTCTTGATGGAATTATCTACTTTGCTAATGAGGATAATGTCTGCTCAATCGATCTCTTTCAGCAAATGAGGCATATTAGGTATCTTCttcacatacatacatatatgtattgaTTATGCTTACCATGCATTtcctaatgaaaatgaaaacgaaagttAGCTTATTTAGGTCATGTCTTGGTTATGCTTCTTTTAGTTAGTTCATTTAGATTCACAGCTTGTTTCTTTTCCCTTTTACATGTGCTCACTGCTGTAGTTTATTTCACTCTGGTCTTTGTTTATAGGCAGTTCGGGACATGGACTGTGGCCAAACAAACATAGGACAAAAGCAGATTTTGTTTGGAAGGCCCTGTTTGTAATGGAGTTCAAGTCATTGGTTGGCATCTAAACAGACTAAGTCGGAGATTCCGAAGATTCCATGCTGAAATGTCGGGTTTGCCTTTAACAGTACCATACTCCGGGATCTAAAGTGTTGGCATCGACCTACTCTTGAACCGATTAAACAGCTTGACACTGTCGAAGATGGCTTCCAAGTTAGTATTTCTTAGATCTTCTTTGATCGTCTTTTAAGTTTCTTATTATTTTACCTCACTGTAGGAATAAGTGAAAAGACATAAACAAAAACGAAACCTATAAAAAAGGTGAATGGAATTCTTGAAAACTCGGTGTGCAAGACTGAGACTCTGTCCTCCAAAAATTTACCCTTGGAAGAGTTATATGCGCCATAAACTATGTTGAAATGCCTTGGTAcatatttctttcattcttttaattTCCATTGCTTTGAATTGGAAGGTAAGCTCATTCATAGAACAAGTTCTGGAAGATGAACGCCGGATGGAAGGCTTACCGCTGGAGTGCTCGAGAATCATGGTTTGGGAGCTTAGTATTGAATCATCAAATTCCTTCTACCCTCAAAAATGGTCAGTGAAGAATAATTTAGACGTTATTGTTCCACTTGCATGAAATTCCGGATGTGAAAGGAGTCTAATTTTTGTTGTTGAGGTGAGCATCGATTCATTCTCAAGAAAGCAAAGTATTTGTTCAAAAAGTTTAGCATATGAAATGTAAAACGACTTGAAATAGAAGTTTATATCAACTCGAATTCTGTGTATTCATCTTCCAAACAAGAGCAAAGAAGATGCAGgaacataacataaatagataTAATTTCTCACTGTCGAATGGATAATGAGAAACCAAACTAGTGCTTCTAGACCATCACCAAGCTGACTTCTCTGAATTCTACCTACGTTCGTGTTTAGAAATATAGCAACCGATTCCTAATGAACCAATTTGAGCTTTATTTCATAccaattttataaaactttatatGCATTCCATGATGGAATGATTGATTTTCTATACTAGTGTTCATGTTGAATTTGTCATTACAGATAGCAGTGGCCAAGCATATGGAACACTGATACACTTACCTCCTAGTCGAAATGATCCGGTACTTTGCATACTGGTCTAAACTGAAGCATTATACAATATATCGTTCATCTGTTTCCACAGGTTCGTTTTGGTTGAGAGAAATTTCATTGGCCTAATGAATAGTATACTTTAGTGATATAAGACCGTAGTGTTGCTTTGACTCTCTAACCTATGTTGCACCGGCTCTTCACTTTTCTTAGTACCCATATGCAACACCCGTGTTCAATCCATACTCGGGATGGGATGGGATCCTCTAAGTATCCTCCAATTAcgtggaaagtttaagaaaatattaaacaTACAACATATCAATATCCCTACTCATATCCTAGTCCAAGTAGTAGTATTGCAGTAGTCCCTTCGTGATTGGGTTATGTTATTTGGATTTTTCGTTTTCTAAAGTATCCGTTCTTGACATCTATAATCGTCGAATGTTCCGACAATAGTATGGAGTAAGATccttcaaatacatgaaaaaatacGAAAACAGCTAATTTTGTGAGATGACCCCCTGAAAACGATTGCCTTAAATACTGATTCCAAGGCTTATCTTAGTTGAAATCTAAGCATTACAAAAGAACTAACGTAAGAACAACCAAACTGAACTACCAACATAAATATTGTCTTAAATTTACTGGAAAAGATTGCCTCGAAGCTTCTTCTCAACCCACGAAGGAGACAACACGGGACTCATCTCATATTCCGTCTTCGTCTTCGTCTTTGAATCATTACGATCTGCAAAATCGAAACAAGTTTGCTCTTCAGGCATGACTTTGACCCTCCAAACCTTGAAAGTTTGATCCAAACTA
This region includes:
- the LOC107937971 gene encoding ER membrane protein complex subunit 1; the protein is MAIRSFLILFILFFFSSLNPILSLYEDQVGLVDWHQQYLGKVKQAVFHTHKTGRKRVVVSTEENVVALLDLRQGEIFWRHVLGSNDVIDGIDIALGKYVITLSSGGSILRAWNLPDGQMVWESSLRGPKHSKSLLLVPTNLKIEKDNIVIIFSNGRLNAVSCIDGEVLWEKDFEGESLEVQQVIQPPGSNLIYVVGFASSSLFEMYQINALNGELLKHESAAFSGGFLGEVSPVFSETVVALDSTGLILLTVSFQNGMISFQQTPISNLVKDSFGPAKIIPSSVTGIFAIKMNAVTIVIRVTDENKLEVVEKTNHETSISDALPVSEGQQAFALVQRAGPEIHLRVKLAHNWDDNLLKESVKMDQHRGLVHKIYINNYIRTDKSYGFRALIVMEDHSLLLLQQGEIVWSREDGLASIIDVTTSELPVERDGVSVAKVEHNLFEWLKGHMLKLKGTLMLASPQDIAAIQSMRLKNSEKSKMTRDHNGFRKLLIVLTRAGKLFALHTGDGHIVWSYLLQSLQKSKVCQHPIGLNLYKWQVPHHHAMDENPSVLVIGKCGPSSDAPGALSFVDTYTGKELSSLSLVHSVAQVIPLPYTDSTEQRLHLLIDADKHAHLYPKTPEAISIFERELSNIYWYSVEDDNGIIKGHALRGKCTGEVADEVCFDTRELWSIVFPSESEKIIATVTRKLNEVVHTQAKVIADQEVMYKYISRNLLFVATVALKGSGEIGSVTPEESWLVAYLIDTVTGRILHRVTHHGSQGPVHAVFSENWVVYHYFNLKAHRYEMSVIEIYDQSRADNKDVWKLVLGKHNLTSPISLYSRPDVITKSQSYFFTHSVKTIAVTSTTKGITSKQLLIGTIGDQVLALDKRFLDPRRTVNPTQAEKEEGIIPLTDSLPIIPQSYVTHALRVEGLRGIITVPAKLESTTLVFAHGVDLFFTQLAPSRTYDSLTDDFNYALLLITIVALVAAISLTWTLSERKELQENWR